The genomic stretch ATTATCGGAGACAGAGCTAGTGATGTAAAAGGTAATGCTTCAATGTGTAACTCTTCAGTTTTAACTACTGCCCGTGAAAGGTAAAGCTTCGATGCGTAACTCTtctcttttaattaatttactcgGAGGCCCGCAAGGGGTAGCGAGGTGAAGGAACTAAGAGAAGATTAACCTTCCTTGAAGCGCTTGCTCCGAAAGATTCAGACATGTCAATGTCCTCTGCTTTCACTCCTTTCGGAAATGCCCAATCGAAGTGGAACAGAAGCTGAGACAATGCCAGCTCCAAAGTGGTCAATCCAAAGGTCATGCCTGCACACATCCTTCTACCGGCACCGAATGGCAAGAACTCAAAGTCATTGCCTTTGAATTCTTTGTCGACACCTTCTTCGAATCTCTCGGGCTTAAAGATCTCGGCATCCTTCCAGTATCTTGGATCCCTTCCTAGTGCCCAGACATTGACGAGGACTCTTGTTCCAGCAGGAAGTGTGTAGCCGAGAACTTCAGTAGTCTCTTGAGCCACTCGTGGAAACAAGAGGGGGAATGGCGGATGCAACCTTAAAGTTTCTTTGACCACTTCATGGAGATAGTTAAATTGTGGAACATCAGTCTCCTCGATGTAACCTTTATCCTTCATAGCTTCTCTGACCTCTTTTTGAGCTCTCTGTAATGTGGAAGGGCGCAACATGAGCTCAGACATAGCCCATTCAATGGTGTTTGCGGTTGTCTCCGTTCCTCCAGCAAACATATCCTGCTCAAATCAACCAATGAagaaatcattaattaattaattaattaattataaataaatttgaataatctGTTGCTAGCTATATGAAATATATATAGGCACAGATATGTATTACTCACAATCACAACAGCCTTGATGTTGTCAAATGAGATTGGCACTTCTAGATTGCCTTCGTCTTTGAGCCTGAGTAAAACATCAATAAGATCCTCCTCTTCACCTGCATCGCGGTTCATCTGATGCTCCTTGATTGTCGCATCCAGGATCACAtctagtttcttgtgatatttctttAACTGAGTGCTAAATCCAGTGAGGATATCAACAACCTGGAGAGACGGAAAGAGATCACCAACGCTAAATCCGCTAGCCAGTTTGATGACTTCCTTGATGGTCTCCATGAACTTCTTCTGTTGCTGGCACCTTCTCCCAAACGAAGCTTGGACCACGATGGAGTTGGTTAACTCGTTCAGCCTCTCCCCCAGATTGACTGGCTTCCCGATGGCAGCAGCGTTGCTGACGTCGCTCATGAGACGACCCACCTGCTCTTTTCTCAAAGACACAAATGACTTGACACGCTTCGCGCCGAGCAGCTCCATGACGCAGATCTTGCGCAGCTGGCGCCAGTACTCGCCGTTGGAGAAGGCGATGTCGCTCTGGCCGTACGCAATGATCTTGGCGGCGGTGAACTCAGGGCGAAAGGCGAAGTTAGCGTCCTGCGCCTTGAGCACCTGCTGCGCCCCCTCCCGTGAGCTGAGTATGATTTGGTCGACTTGGCCGAGGCGGAGTTTCATGACATTCCCATGCTTGCGAGCCAGGTCGCGGAGCGCATGGTGGGGCAACTTGCCAATGAGAAGATGAATGCTGCCGATGAAGGGAAGCCTTGAGGGGGTGGGAAACTCCGGCCCTACGTGCTTAGGCTTGGAGCTGAAGACCCTCCTGACGATGATCAGAAGAACCAAGAAGATGGAGAGCAAGACGGGAAGGGAAGGCACCGGTAACTGTAACTCCATCTTGACCCTCGCAGCTTGTGTGTGCTAACTTGGACAGCCAAATGGCATGCAGCTATATAGCAGCTAAGTCAACGTTCCAAAATTGATGGCCGAGCCTTTGATCAACTCGTCAATACCCAAAGTATTGATCCGTTGAACAAGTCATCCCTGAAGCTATGTAGCATTAATTAAATTTCATCATTAGTGGCTGAATCTGAGGGCAGGCTCAAAGACAATTCCATTCTTCCGCTCATGTCAGAGTCAACAACTTCGCTGCCTTCTTCATTCCGGCGTCTTCCGATGCAACCGCGTGGCTGACCATAAACTTTCAACTTCATGTGGTTCAATTTCATTGTTTTGTGGCTTCATTATTTGTAACGGCATTTATACTAAACAGGAAGTTTCACTATTATCTATTTTTTTCAGGTATTATTATATCCATTCAAAAATTTGTAGTTCTCAATTTTTAATGTCGAATTTAAACTGGTAAAAGtttgataaaatttatcacaaTCTTATTATATCTAAGGTTAGGATAATAATATTTACTAACTAACACTATTAATGAAGTCTTAAGACTTCTGATTctaaaaatattaaacttttaaATCTTTAAATGGTGTAAGTCCATCCATAAATTTCTTCCAAAACTAAGACAAAACTAGCTTGATTCAGAAAGTAATTAGTAGGAGCCACGTGAATAAGATAGGATTGGTAAACACGGCTGAGGTGGTTCCAATATGAAAATTTAAGGTCTCCCGGCTCCTCAACCTCCTAGCTTTTCTACTCAGTCTCCTGGCCTCTCGGGTCTTCCAGCTCCTGAACGATAACCATTTTAGAAAAAGAACAATTATCGCacaaatatcatattattatatacactatttaaggaattaaataatgaCCGTATAAGAATcggaatagaaagaaaatatttattaatcttgTTTATTTAAGGAAAAAGATGGTGatatgaataaaagggagattatttaagaaattaaataatgacAACATGAAGATTACAATGGAAAGAAAAAGTATATTCTCTCTCTAGAAAAAGTAGTCCTTTCTAGTATTCAAGGTCCACATACTCACACCTACCTACATCAAAACTCTTATAATCATTTTCTTCATCCTATAACTTGAACATCAGAGTGGGTGAGCCGAGAAACCTCTGACTATCATGCTAACcctcttcttcttgtgtattttTGTCTAGGCTCACAATCACATCATTATCCTTATTGTTACTCGTCGATTGGCAGGTAAGTTGACAATATAGCTAACTCACCAGTGAATCACACATCAACGTTCACATGCAGGATCATAGATGATGAACCTAGAGAACTCCATAtcatttaaaatcaaaatcaatgtATTCTTAGAAGTCTCCATAATATATCCATGCCCTTATACATGAATTCAATAGCATAAATTGGAAGAAGTGAATTTTTAAATATGCAaagacttgataaaatttgtCACAATCTCATTATAAAACCTAAGACAATGATATTCATTAATCAATACCACCAATGGGTTCCTATGACTCCTCTAATTcaaaaaatatcaaacttttaaattttctaatggTGTAGGTCCATAGCTAGTTTCATTCAAAACTGGCTGATAAATCTAGTGAACTTTGAAtcatttaaaatcaaaatcaatgtACTCCTATaaaccaaaattattttaaaacttaattaaaattattttaaaacttaattaaaaaaattattttaaaacttatttaaaatgatttcaaaacttaactaaaattaatttaaaacttaattaaaattattttaaaacttaattaaaattatttaaaaaactttattaaaattattttaaaaactttattaaaattattatctttttgacacctacacatatggaggaggatatgttcaggtatgacatactataGCCGCATGCActatattgcatgattgcatgttgggtgattgacgactccattattgttgagctcgtcggccgactacatgggcctgcacacaacgtgaccactgcatgggtagtggcacaacactcagggtgtgtatggcaggttgctcggtaaTGCTCCGTtagggtgctcatgggtagtacgatgacagcgtggtagcacgccggggtccctccccgtcattgcgtactgggagatgagagcattgcgctccctcactatgtttgaggtaggaggatagatgtactctgacagcatcccgtccactcggtcactcatcaggggtagtgacgacagagtgcacggttgtcacagccctacccactcggtctcaccattgtgtatgAGATGACTGACaagcagtaggggtgaccaggacatgtcatttgcatcatatgcacagattgcattatttgtgattgatgcattttggtgattgcatatgattgacatgcatataagtTATAttcttttgctctgactatttttatctgtgtatgttcgcagtcagttgcacaagcctcgcaggtgagtacattTTATTTCGGTTAtgcatttattattattcttgctgtaaactgtattacatgcttcctgttagttactacagtttattcagctatgcatatctgttatactgttaggaaactgtactatagGTTCCATGGTTTAGGAGGTTGTATCATAagttattactggtagttatatgttgctgtacatatctattggattacctgctgagttctttggactcacaccgttgtattactacttttcaggttgaggttgtcgggagatattccagtcgctagccccccttGTCACGAGGATTTATTGTTGTCGATTGCTGTTATTGTTTTTATGCATATGCTGGTGATGTGGgatttttgtattgtggactttatgttgaacctttcggtttgctacttttgttttctgctgcggatattttcattacttcgtggattttgctttcttcgttgtagtggagtaggacgtTATACATATATTTGCGATGATttatatatcatcttttctttatattaaactgcgtggattgttcatattaaactgtgtggaatgttgatataaactgcgtggtttggttATTATTTGTAtggtattgttccggccgtgtgggccgaTGTATGGATATATGTATTTTGGATTCATATTGttacccgtataggggagatgctgccaaaattccTTTTGGCAGGGAcaacctggggcgtgacaatatttttggtataaGAGCGGATTTCTGATACTTGTTTCTCGTGTTCTGGAGTTTACGAGTTTATTTCGGTATTtcagatgttggttgctactctgaaaacctataggttccactgtaaaaaaattttgtacaaaggtctgaaccttttcctagctaccatgtgttcttttaaattaaattttttgatcgcctgcggaacttaacacgtttgatccaaaacttaatctatttgttcttttaggttttgacttggatctcctgcggaacttaacacgttcgacccaagtctccttaagttattaattccattaaatattaatttccataattggttcccagtactgacgtggcgaggcacatgaccttcttggatatgggagcaaccaccaccgactagacaaaaccttttatagaaatctaatatttaatttcctaaaataactttaggttaaccgaagagaacaatcaaatcacaaggaaaagaaaaataaaagaacacaacttcgaaaaacatattcgaaattctagaacgtaagcctcttgtatttggtattatttccataaataactagcatgatgcggaaagaaaaattactagttataccttgtagaaaaacctcttgatcttctatcgtattcctcttctaacctcggacgttgtgtgagcaacgatcttccgagatgagaaatcaccaaccaccttcttctcctccttactatgttcggccacaaagaaagaagcttcaccaaggaagaaaatcaaaacactaaccaagctccaagagatgctagcttcctctccttcttcttcttcttctccaagtagtatccggccaccacaagagctccaagcctttgagagaggttcggccaccacaagaggaagagagggagatgatgatgatggccgaccacaccaaggaacaaaagagggagagaaaataatagaggttgtgtctcatgaaggcaccctcaccccttcttttatattccttggcctaggcaaattaagaaatttaattacaataaaatttccttaattttcttgacatgatttaattgagaaaaataaaataaaatttccccaattgaattcaagtggtcggccacatcatgaagaacaaattggataagtttcaatcaacaattaaaacttcctaatttgtttccggaaattttaaaaataaaatttctcttcaaaaatctcttcatggttgataaaaggaaatttctataattttaatttta from Zingiber officinale cultivar Zhangliang chromosome 5B, Zo_v1.1, whole genome shotgun sequence encodes the following:
- the LOC121984140 gene encoding premnaspirodiene oxygenase-like; translated protein: MELQLPVPSLPVLLSIFLVLLIIVRRVFSSKPKHVGPEFPTPSRLPFIGSIHLLIGKLPHHALRDLARKHGNVMKLRLGQVDQIILSSREGAQQVLKAQDANFAFRPEFTAAKIIAYGQSDIAFSNGEYWRQLRKICVMELLGAKRVKSFVSLRKEQVGRLMSDVSNAAAIGKPVNLGERLNELTNSIVVQASFGRRCQQQKKFMETIKEVIKLASGFSVGDLFPSLQVVDILTGFSTQLKKYHKKLDVILDATIKEHQMNRDAGEEEDLIDVLLRLKDEGNLEVPISFDNIKAVVIDMFAGGTETTANTIEWAMSELMLRPSTLQRAQKEVREAMKDKGYIEETDVPQFNYLHEVVKETLRLHPPFPLLFPRVAQETTEVLGYTLPAGTRVLVNVWALGRDPRYWKDAEIFKPERFEEGVDKEFKGNDFEFLPFGAGRRMCAGMTFGLTTLELALSQLLFHFDWAFPKGVKAEDIDMSESFGASASRKVNLLLVPSPRYPLRASE